In the Ruminococcus sp. OA3 genome, one interval contains:
- a CDS encoding ferritin family protein, whose translation MSEGKSNECIYKAEGPYPKVHVKERNSAYAREMLSNMADAASEISDVSRYFYISVMTGPKYGEISECFHNISIVEMHHLNIFAELARQLGADPRLWCVKNGRRRWWSPSYIGYPQELRSMIAESIKAEKEAVIKYSRQAKVIEDMNIVENLHRIIKDEECHLQTFHEMYRQL comes from the coding sequence ATGAGTGAAGGTAAATCTAATGAGTGCATCTACAAGGCGGAGGGGCCGTATCCGAAAGTACATGTAAAAGAAAGAAATTCTGCTTACGCCCGTGAGATGCTCAGCAATATGGCTGATGCTGCATCAGAAATAAGTGATGTTTCACGGTACTTTTACATATCTGTAATGACAGGACCAAAATACGGGGAGATATCAGAATGTTTTCATAATATCAGTATAGTGGAGATGCATCATCTCAATATATTCGCAGAGCTCGCGAGACAGCTCGGGGCAGATCCCAGACTCTGGTGTGTAAAGAACGGAAGGAGGCGCTGGTGGTCGCCTTCGTATATCGGCTACCCCCAGGAGCTGAGGTCCATGATAGCTGAATCGATCAAGGCGGAGAAGGAAGCTGTTATTAAGTATTCCAGACAGGCAAAAGTCATTGAAGACATGAATATCGTAGAAAATCTGCATCGCATTATTAAGGATGAGGAGTGTCATCTTCAGACATTTCATGAGATGTATCGCCAGCTGTAA